The Siniperca chuatsi isolate FFG_IHB_CAS linkage group LG12, ASM2008510v1, whole genome shotgun sequence genome has a segment encoding these proteins:
- the LOC122885374 gene encoding protein FAM126B-like isoform X1, which yields MLGSERGVVEEWLSEFKSLPETRIPSYAGSLHLKKSLVPALYRVIQDPNNELLEPVCHQLFELYRSSEDRLRRFTLQFLPELVWVYLRVTASRDRQSNGCIEALLLGIYNLEIVDKDGNSKLLSFTIPSLSKPSIYHEPSSLGSMALTEGALCQHDLIRVVYSGLHPQRETFTAQNRFEVLCFLMLCYNSAVVYMPLSSYQSVCRMSSRLCICGFPRQQQKLWREPCNRVLLDPEFMVQMLTAVYHAIYNGEWEMGREALEDILYRAQLELYSQPLLLGNAMKNSLPDSAPVEPRGRKVLQVEVTPTISRISISAITTASIRRHRWKREDCFDYSTDAELSLIVNPPSLAQQQHHHHHTPWDPAAKEERGGRPHSHHSSSSSIIPPITFEEADGMSGGEDSFNVNDPDEGFSSGASNSSQPSGTKAGGGVGQRGGSLNSSSSSIKKAITARLSRDKEREREREREREREREAEKQADLSADHQAVVRRHHQRQQSPPASINLDAIQLSPIKKHLSFPAGPMLVRTGSTSSSKSFDCMNFNLNGGDDEQEEAAGGSDKEGGLPAGSSHRHSTISLKEEHLIRPEDAQDLLSPGAPLTKQSRSPSFNMQIISQV from the exons ATGCTGGGTTCAGAGCGCGGTGTTGTTGAAGAATGGCTCTCAGAATTCAag TCCTTACCAGAAACCCGCATCCCTAGCTACGCCGGCAGCCTTCATCTAAAGAAGTCTCTGGTGCCAGCGCTCTACAGAGTCATCCAGGACCCCAACAATGAG CTACTGGAGCCTGTGTGCCACCAACTGTTTGAGCTGTACCGGAGCTCTGAAGACCGCCTGCGCCGCTTCACCCTGCAGTTCTTGCCTGAGCTGGTGTGGGTATATCTGCGTGTCACGGCCAGCAGGGATCGCCAGAGCAATGGGTGCATCGAGGCCCTCCTCCTGGGCATCTATAACCTG GAGATCGTGGACAAAGACGGCAACAGCAAGCTCCTCTCTTTCACAATCCCATCTCTGTCCAAACCATCGATATATCATGAG ccttcTAGCCTGGGGTCCATGGCTTTGACAGAGGGGGCTCTCTGTCAACATGACCTGATCAGAGTGGTGTACAGCGGCCTCCACCCTCAGAGAGAGACCTTCACAGCTCAGAACAG GTTTGAAGTGCTGTGTTTCCTCATGCTCTGCTACAACTCTGCTGTGGTCTACATGCCCCTATCTTCCTATCAGTCAGTCTGCAGAATGAGCTCACG GTTGTGTATATGTGGCTTCCCACGGCAGCAGCAGAAGCTCTGGAGGGAACCGTGCAACCGCGTGCTGCTGGACCCCGAGTTCATGGTGCAGATGCTAACTGCCGTTTATCACGCCAT ATACAATGGAGAGTGGGAGATGGGTCGGGAAGCTCTGGAGGACATTCTGTACAGAGCCCAGCTGGAGCTTTACTCCCAGCCTCTCTTG CTGGGGAACGCCATGAAGAACTCTCTGCCAGACAGCGCTCCTGTCGAGCCGCGTGGGCGCAAGGTGCTCCAGGTGGAGGTGACACCCACCATTAGCCGTATCTCCATCTCAGCCATCACCACTGCCTCCATACGACGCCACCGCTGGAAGAGAGAGG ATTGTTTTGACTACTCAACCGATGCAGAGTTGAGCCTCATCGTCAATCCTCCTAGCCTCgcccagcagcagcaccaccaccaccatactCCCTGGGACCCTGCAgccaaagaggagagaggagggcgGCCTCACAgccaccacagcagcagcagcagcatcattcCCCCCATCACATTTGAGG AAGCTGATGGTATGAGCGGCGGGGAAGATTCCTTCAACGTCAACGACCCAGACGAGGGTTTCTCCTCCGGGGCGTCTAACAGCAGCCAGCCCAGCGGCACCAAGGCGGGCGGCGGCGTGGGGCAGAGGGGTGGCAGcctgaacagcagcagcagcagcatcaagaAAGCCATCACGGCTCGGCTGTCTCGGGACAAggagagagagcgggagaggGAAcgggagagggagcgagagagggaggcGGAAAAACAGGCAGATTTGTCAGCGGATCACCAGGCTGTTGTGAGGAGGCATCACCAGAGGCAGCAGTCGCCTCCAGCCAGCATCAACTTGGATGCCATCCAGCTGAGCCCCATAAAGAAGCACCTGAGCTTCCCTGCGGGGCCCATGCTGGTGCGGACGGGCAGCACCTCCTCCAGCAAGTCCTTTGACTGCATGAATTTCAACCTGAACGGAGGCGACGACGAGCAAGAGGAGGCGGCGGGGGGCTCTGACAAGGAAGGAGGGCTTCCAGCAGGCAGCTCCCATCGCCACTCCACCATTAGCCTGAAGGAGGAGCACCTCATTAGGCCAGAGGACGCCCAGGACCTCCTGTCTCCTGGAGCTCCTCTCACCAAGCAGTCTCGCTCACCCAGCTTCAACATGCAGATCATATCACAGGTCTAA
- the LOC122885374 gene encoding protein FAM126B-like isoform X2, translated as MLGSERGVVEEWLSEFKSLPETRIPSYAGSLHLKKSLVPALYRVIQDPNNELLEPVCHQLFELYRSSEDRLRRFTLQFLPELVWVYLRVTASRDRQSNGCIEALLLGIYNLEIVDKDGNSKLLSFTIPSLSKPSIYHEPSSLGSMALTEGALCQHDLIRVVYSGLHPQRETFTAQNRFEVLCFLMLCYNSAVVYMPLSSYQSVCRMSSRLCICGFPRQQQKLWREPCNRVLLDPEFMVQMLTAVYHAIYNGEWEMGREALEDILYRAQLELYSQPLLLGNAMKNSLPDSAPVEPRGRKVLQVEVTPTISRISISAITTASIRRHRWKREDCFDYSTDAELSLIVNPPSLAQQQHHHHHTPWDPAAKEERGGRPHSHHSSSSSIIPPITFEADGMSGGEDSFNVNDPDEGFSSGASNSSQPSGTKAGGGVGQRGGSLNSSSSSIKKAITARLSRDKEREREREREREREREAEKQADLSADHQAVVRRHHQRQQSPPASINLDAIQLSPIKKHLSFPAGPMLVRTGSTSSSKSFDCMNFNLNGGDDEQEEAAGGSDKEGGLPAGSSHRHSTISLKEEHLIRPEDAQDLLSPGAPLTKQSRSPSFNMQIISQV; from the exons ATGCTGGGTTCAGAGCGCGGTGTTGTTGAAGAATGGCTCTCAGAATTCAag TCCTTACCAGAAACCCGCATCCCTAGCTACGCCGGCAGCCTTCATCTAAAGAAGTCTCTGGTGCCAGCGCTCTACAGAGTCATCCAGGACCCCAACAATGAG CTACTGGAGCCTGTGTGCCACCAACTGTTTGAGCTGTACCGGAGCTCTGAAGACCGCCTGCGCCGCTTCACCCTGCAGTTCTTGCCTGAGCTGGTGTGGGTATATCTGCGTGTCACGGCCAGCAGGGATCGCCAGAGCAATGGGTGCATCGAGGCCCTCCTCCTGGGCATCTATAACCTG GAGATCGTGGACAAAGACGGCAACAGCAAGCTCCTCTCTTTCACAATCCCATCTCTGTCCAAACCATCGATATATCATGAG ccttcTAGCCTGGGGTCCATGGCTTTGACAGAGGGGGCTCTCTGTCAACATGACCTGATCAGAGTGGTGTACAGCGGCCTCCACCCTCAGAGAGAGACCTTCACAGCTCAGAACAG GTTTGAAGTGCTGTGTTTCCTCATGCTCTGCTACAACTCTGCTGTGGTCTACATGCCCCTATCTTCCTATCAGTCAGTCTGCAGAATGAGCTCACG GTTGTGTATATGTGGCTTCCCACGGCAGCAGCAGAAGCTCTGGAGGGAACCGTGCAACCGCGTGCTGCTGGACCCCGAGTTCATGGTGCAGATGCTAACTGCCGTTTATCACGCCAT ATACAATGGAGAGTGGGAGATGGGTCGGGAAGCTCTGGAGGACATTCTGTACAGAGCCCAGCTGGAGCTTTACTCCCAGCCTCTCTTG CTGGGGAACGCCATGAAGAACTCTCTGCCAGACAGCGCTCCTGTCGAGCCGCGTGGGCGCAAGGTGCTCCAGGTGGAGGTGACACCCACCATTAGCCGTATCTCCATCTCAGCCATCACCACTGCCTCCATACGACGCCACCGCTGGAAGAGAGAGG ATTGTTTTGACTACTCAACCGATGCAGAGTTGAGCCTCATCGTCAATCCTCCTAGCCTCgcccagcagcagcaccaccaccaccatactCCCTGGGACCCTGCAgccaaagaggagagaggagggcgGCCTCACAgccaccacagcagcagcagcagcatcattcCCCCCATCACATTTGAGG CTGATGGTATGAGCGGCGGGGAAGATTCCTTCAACGTCAACGACCCAGACGAGGGTTTCTCCTCCGGGGCGTCTAACAGCAGCCAGCCCAGCGGCACCAAGGCGGGCGGCGGCGTGGGGCAGAGGGGTGGCAGcctgaacagcagcagcagcagcatcaagaAAGCCATCACGGCTCGGCTGTCTCGGGACAAggagagagagcgggagaggGAAcgggagagggagcgagagagggaggcGGAAAAACAGGCAGATTTGTCAGCGGATCACCAGGCTGTTGTGAGGAGGCATCACCAGAGGCAGCAGTCGCCTCCAGCCAGCATCAACTTGGATGCCATCCAGCTGAGCCCCATAAAGAAGCACCTGAGCTTCCCTGCGGGGCCCATGCTGGTGCGGACGGGCAGCACCTCCTCCAGCAAGTCCTTTGACTGCATGAATTTCAACCTGAACGGAGGCGACGACGAGCAAGAGGAGGCGGCGGGGGGCTCTGACAAGGAAGGAGGGCTTCCAGCAGGCAGCTCCCATCGCCACTCCACCATTAGCCTGAAGGAGGAGCACCTCATTAGGCCAGAGGACGCCCAGGACCTCCTGTCTCCTGGAGCTCCTCTCACCAAGCAGTCTCGCTCACCCAGCTTCAACATGCAGATCATATCACAGGTCTAA
- the LOC122885374 gene encoding protein FAM126B-like isoform X4, with protein MLGSERGVVEEWLSEFKSLPETRIPSYAGSLHLKKSLVPALYRVIQDPNNELLEPVCHQLFELYRSSEDRLRRFTLQFLPELVWVYLRVTASRDRQSNGCIEALLLGIYNLEIVDKDGNSKLLSFTIPSLSKPSIYHEPSSLGSMALTEGALCQHDLIRVVYSGLHPQRETFTAQNRFEVLCFLMLCYNSAVVYMPLSSYQSVCRMSSRLCICGFPRQQQKLWREPCNRVLLDPEFMVQMLTAVYHAIYNGEWEMGREALEDILYRAQLELYSQPLLLGNAMKNSLPDSAPVEPRGRKVLQVEVTPTISRISISAITTASIRRHRWKREADGMSGGEDSFNVNDPDEGFSSGASNSSQPSGTKAGGGVGQRGGSLNSSSSSIKKAITARLSRDKEREREREREREREREAEKQADLSADHQAVVRRHHQRQQSPPASINLDAIQLSPIKKHLSFPAGPMLVRTGSTSSSKSFDCMNFNLNGGDDEQEEAAGGSDKEGGLPAGSSHRHSTISLKEEHLIRPEDAQDLLSPGAPLTKQSRSPSFNMQIISQV; from the exons ATGCTGGGTTCAGAGCGCGGTGTTGTTGAAGAATGGCTCTCAGAATTCAag TCCTTACCAGAAACCCGCATCCCTAGCTACGCCGGCAGCCTTCATCTAAAGAAGTCTCTGGTGCCAGCGCTCTACAGAGTCATCCAGGACCCCAACAATGAG CTACTGGAGCCTGTGTGCCACCAACTGTTTGAGCTGTACCGGAGCTCTGAAGACCGCCTGCGCCGCTTCACCCTGCAGTTCTTGCCTGAGCTGGTGTGGGTATATCTGCGTGTCACGGCCAGCAGGGATCGCCAGAGCAATGGGTGCATCGAGGCCCTCCTCCTGGGCATCTATAACCTG GAGATCGTGGACAAAGACGGCAACAGCAAGCTCCTCTCTTTCACAATCCCATCTCTGTCCAAACCATCGATATATCATGAG ccttcTAGCCTGGGGTCCATGGCTTTGACAGAGGGGGCTCTCTGTCAACATGACCTGATCAGAGTGGTGTACAGCGGCCTCCACCCTCAGAGAGAGACCTTCACAGCTCAGAACAG GTTTGAAGTGCTGTGTTTCCTCATGCTCTGCTACAACTCTGCTGTGGTCTACATGCCCCTATCTTCCTATCAGTCAGTCTGCAGAATGAGCTCACG GTTGTGTATATGTGGCTTCCCACGGCAGCAGCAGAAGCTCTGGAGGGAACCGTGCAACCGCGTGCTGCTGGACCCCGAGTTCATGGTGCAGATGCTAACTGCCGTTTATCACGCCAT ATACAATGGAGAGTGGGAGATGGGTCGGGAAGCTCTGGAGGACATTCTGTACAGAGCCCAGCTGGAGCTTTACTCCCAGCCTCTCTTG CTGGGGAACGCCATGAAGAACTCTCTGCCAGACAGCGCTCCTGTCGAGCCGCGTGGGCGCAAGGTGCTCCAGGTGGAGGTGACACCCACCATTAGCCGTATCTCCATCTCAGCCATCACCACTGCCTCCATACGACGCCACCGCTGGAAGAGAGAGG CTGATGGTATGAGCGGCGGGGAAGATTCCTTCAACGTCAACGACCCAGACGAGGGTTTCTCCTCCGGGGCGTCTAACAGCAGCCAGCCCAGCGGCACCAAGGCGGGCGGCGGCGTGGGGCAGAGGGGTGGCAGcctgaacagcagcagcagcagcatcaagaAAGCCATCACGGCTCGGCTGTCTCGGGACAAggagagagagcgggagaggGAAcgggagagggagcgagagagggaggcGGAAAAACAGGCAGATTTGTCAGCGGATCACCAGGCTGTTGTGAGGAGGCATCACCAGAGGCAGCAGTCGCCTCCAGCCAGCATCAACTTGGATGCCATCCAGCTGAGCCCCATAAAGAAGCACCTGAGCTTCCCTGCGGGGCCCATGCTGGTGCGGACGGGCAGCACCTCCTCCAGCAAGTCCTTTGACTGCATGAATTTCAACCTGAACGGAGGCGACGACGAGCAAGAGGAGGCGGCGGGGGGCTCTGACAAGGAAGGAGGGCTTCCAGCAGGCAGCTCCCATCGCCACTCCACCATTAGCCTGAAGGAGGAGCACCTCATTAGGCCAGAGGACGCCCAGGACCTCCTGTCTCCTGGAGCTCCTCTCACCAAGCAGTCTCGCTCACCCAGCTTCAACATGCAGATCATATCACAGGTCTAA
- the LOC122885374 gene encoding protein FAM126B-like isoform X3: MLGSERGVVEEWLSEFKSLPETRIPSYAGSLHLKKSLVPALYRVIQDPNNELLEPVCHQLFELYRSSEDRLRRFTLQFLPELVWVYLRVTASRDRQSNGCIEALLLGIYNLEIVDKDGNSKLLSFTIPSLSKPSIYHEPSSLGSMALTEGALCQHDLIRVVYSGLHPQRETFTAQNRFEVLCFLMLCYNSAVVYMPLSSYQSVCRMSSRLCICGFPRQQQKLWREPCNRVLLDPEFMVQMLTAVYHAIYNGEWEMGREALEDILYRAQLELYSQPLLLGNAMKNSLPDSAPVEPRGRKVLQVEVTPTISRISISAITTASIRRHRWKREEADGMSGGEDSFNVNDPDEGFSSGASNSSQPSGTKAGGGVGQRGGSLNSSSSSIKKAITARLSRDKEREREREREREREREAEKQADLSADHQAVVRRHHQRQQSPPASINLDAIQLSPIKKHLSFPAGPMLVRTGSTSSSKSFDCMNFNLNGGDDEQEEAAGGSDKEGGLPAGSSHRHSTISLKEEHLIRPEDAQDLLSPGAPLTKQSRSPSFNMQIISQV, translated from the exons ATGCTGGGTTCAGAGCGCGGTGTTGTTGAAGAATGGCTCTCAGAATTCAag TCCTTACCAGAAACCCGCATCCCTAGCTACGCCGGCAGCCTTCATCTAAAGAAGTCTCTGGTGCCAGCGCTCTACAGAGTCATCCAGGACCCCAACAATGAG CTACTGGAGCCTGTGTGCCACCAACTGTTTGAGCTGTACCGGAGCTCTGAAGACCGCCTGCGCCGCTTCACCCTGCAGTTCTTGCCTGAGCTGGTGTGGGTATATCTGCGTGTCACGGCCAGCAGGGATCGCCAGAGCAATGGGTGCATCGAGGCCCTCCTCCTGGGCATCTATAACCTG GAGATCGTGGACAAAGACGGCAACAGCAAGCTCCTCTCTTTCACAATCCCATCTCTGTCCAAACCATCGATATATCATGAG ccttcTAGCCTGGGGTCCATGGCTTTGACAGAGGGGGCTCTCTGTCAACATGACCTGATCAGAGTGGTGTACAGCGGCCTCCACCCTCAGAGAGAGACCTTCACAGCTCAGAACAG GTTTGAAGTGCTGTGTTTCCTCATGCTCTGCTACAACTCTGCTGTGGTCTACATGCCCCTATCTTCCTATCAGTCAGTCTGCAGAATGAGCTCACG GTTGTGTATATGTGGCTTCCCACGGCAGCAGCAGAAGCTCTGGAGGGAACCGTGCAACCGCGTGCTGCTGGACCCCGAGTTCATGGTGCAGATGCTAACTGCCGTTTATCACGCCAT ATACAATGGAGAGTGGGAGATGGGTCGGGAAGCTCTGGAGGACATTCTGTACAGAGCCCAGCTGGAGCTTTACTCCCAGCCTCTCTTG CTGGGGAACGCCATGAAGAACTCTCTGCCAGACAGCGCTCCTGTCGAGCCGCGTGGGCGCAAGGTGCTCCAGGTGGAGGTGACACCCACCATTAGCCGTATCTCCATCTCAGCCATCACCACTGCCTCCATACGACGCCACCGCTGGAAGAGAGAGG AAGCTGATGGTATGAGCGGCGGGGAAGATTCCTTCAACGTCAACGACCCAGACGAGGGTTTCTCCTCCGGGGCGTCTAACAGCAGCCAGCCCAGCGGCACCAAGGCGGGCGGCGGCGTGGGGCAGAGGGGTGGCAGcctgaacagcagcagcagcagcatcaagaAAGCCATCACGGCTCGGCTGTCTCGGGACAAggagagagagcgggagaggGAAcgggagagggagcgagagagggaggcGGAAAAACAGGCAGATTTGTCAGCGGATCACCAGGCTGTTGTGAGGAGGCATCACCAGAGGCAGCAGTCGCCTCCAGCCAGCATCAACTTGGATGCCATCCAGCTGAGCCCCATAAAGAAGCACCTGAGCTTCCCTGCGGGGCCCATGCTGGTGCGGACGGGCAGCACCTCCTCCAGCAAGTCCTTTGACTGCATGAATTTCAACCTGAACGGAGGCGACGACGAGCAAGAGGAGGCGGCGGGGGGCTCTGACAAGGAAGGAGGGCTTCCAGCAGGCAGCTCCCATCGCCACTCCACCATTAGCCTGAAGGAGGAGCACCTCATTAGGCCAGAGGACGCCCAGGACCTCCTGTCTCCTGGAGCTCCTCTCACCAAGCAGTCTCGCTCACCCAGCTTCAACATGCAGATCATATCACAGGTCTAA